From Salvia splendens isolate huo1 chromosome 3, SspV2, whole genome shotgun sequence, a single genomic window includes:
- the LOC121793996 gene encoding uncharacterized protein LOC121793996 isoform X1 gives MRSWLLMFLLVLSVLIHDAQGRILISNKGSTPAEADHGLHQEKLGEMNKSNHDEKESKKWSGSNRKLTLIHISSTTTIAKSGEIKGDLKSEALVSTNSKMGRGDQNVVVNSSSKTQQKQDIVDMAEMDYTLARRKPPIHN, from the exons ATGAGGTCATGGCTACTGATGTTCCTGCTAGTTTTGTCTGTTCTAATTCATGATGCTCAAG GTAGAATTTTAATTAGTAATAAAGGATCCACTCCAGCTGAAGCTGATCATGGACTACAT CAGGAAAAACTTGGTGAGATGAACAAGAGCAATCATGATGAGAAAGAAAGCAAGAAGTGGTCAG GAAGCAATAGGAAACTTACTTTGATCCATATTTCTAGCACTACCACCATTGCTAAG AGTGGTGAAATCAAAGGTGACTTAAAATCGGAGGCCCTTGTTTCAACTAACTCAAAAATGGGAAGGGGAGACCAAAATGTTGTTGTTAATTCATCGTCGAAAACGCAGCAAAAGCAAGACATTGTAGACATGGCTGAGATGGATTACACCTTGGCAAGAAGAAAGCCACCAATACACAATTAA
- the LOC121793996 gene encoding uncharacterized protein LOC121793996 isoform X2, with the protein MRSWLLMFLLVLSVLIHDAQGRILISNKGSTPAEADHGLHEKLGEMNKSNHDEKESKKWSGSNRKLTLIHISSTTTIAKSGEIKGDLKSEALVSTNSKMGRGDQNVVVNSSSKTQQKQDIVDMAEMDYTLARRKPPIHN; encoded by the exons ATGAGGTCATGGCTACTGATGTTCCTGCTAGTTTTGTCTGTTCTAATTCATGATGCTCAAG GTAGAATTTTAATTAGTAATAAAGGATCCACTCCAGCTGAAGCTGATCATGGACTACAT GAAAAACTTGGTGAGATGAACAAGAGCAATCATGATGAGAAAGAAAGCAAGAAGTGGTCAG GAAGCAATAGGAAACTTACTTTGATCCATATTTCTAGCACTACCACCATTGCTAAG AGTGGTGAAATCAAAGGTGACTTAAAATCGGAGGCCCTTGTTTCAACTAACTCAAAAATGGGAAGGGGAGACCAAAATGTTGTTGTTAATTCATCGTCGAAAACGCAGCAAAAGCAAGACATTGTAGACATGGCTGAGATGGATTACACCTTGGCAAGAAGAAAGCCACCAATACACAATTAA